The following coding sequences lie in one Deltaproteobacteria bacterium genomic window:
- a CDS encoding MFS transporter, which yields MSADEHRVRASEPSPRPWGSTESIGLASTFAAFFFLSGVALPYWPTWLGAAGMSPREIGVLLGVGMWARLLAPQVGAWADRSGHSRQLVWAAAALGLGCYLGFGVVAGFVPLLLLSLALGCAHAPVVPLLDGMALQASAAGRLDYGRVRAWGSIAFIAAAVVGGRWLEQRDAAAVLPVLQIAALAVLLASFLLRPVAHGRGGTPVPLRVVLRQPGLPTLLLAVACLHGSHAVLYGFGTKHWLAIGIDEGTVGWFWGVGVTAEVLLFAVGQRVVRALGASGMLVVAGLCATLRWLAFAELASVTWLLVVSVLHAASFGAMHLGAMHWLREHVPTDRVHRATASYAAVASGLAMGVAMPVAGFCFDAWAGGAFRVMAALALVGALVSLRLGRVVVAQPTSNE from the coding sequence GTGTCCGCCGACGAGCATCGCGTGCGTGCCTCCGAGCCGAGTCCGCGGCCGTGGGGATCGACGGAGTCGATCGGCCTCGCGAGCACGTTCGCGGCGTTCTTCTTCCTCTCGGGCGTCGCGCTGCCGTACTGGCCGACGTGGTTGGGCGCCGCCGGCATGTCGCCGCGGGAGATCGGCGTGCTGCTGGGCGTGGGCATGTGGGCGCGGCTGCTCGCACCACAGGTCGGCGCGTGGGCCGATCGCAGCGGGCACTCGCGCCAGCTGGTGTGGGCCGCGGCCGCGCTGGGGCTGGGCTGCTACCTCGGCTTCGGCGTCGTCGCCGGCTTCGTGCCGCTGCTGCTGTTGTCGCTCGCGCTCGGCTGCGCCCACGCGCCGGTGGTCCCACTGCTCGATGGCATGGCACTGCAGGCCTCGGCCGCGGGCCGACTCGACTATGGGCGCGTGCGTGCGTGGGGATCGATCGCGTTCATCGCAGCTGCAGTGGTCGGTGGGCGCTGGCTCGAGCAGCGCGACGCCGCGGCGGTCCTGCCGGTGCTGCAGATCGCGGCCCTGGCAGTGCTGCTCGCGTCGTTCCTGCTGAGACCGGTCGCGCACGGGCGCGGCGGCACGCCGGTGCCGCTGCGCGTCGTGCTGCGACAGCCGGGGCTACCGACGCTGTTGCTCGCGGTCGCGTGCTTGCACGGCAGCCACGCGGTGCTCTACGGCTTCGGCACCAAGCACTGGCTTGCGATCGGCATCGACGAGGGCACGGTGGGGTGGTTCTGGGGGGTCGGAGTCACCGCCGAGGTGCTGCTGTTCGCGGTCGGCCAGCGCGTGGTCCGAGCGCTGGGGGCGTCGGGCATGCTCGTGGTCGCCGGCCTGTGCGCGACCCTGCGCTGGCTCGCGTTCGCGGAGCTCGCGTCGGTCACGTGGTTGCTGGTGGTGTCGGTGCTCCACGCGGCGAGCTTCGGCGCGATGCACCTGGGCGCGATGCACTGGCTGCGCGAGCACGTGCCCACCGATCGCGTGCATCGGGCGACCGCGTCGTATGCCGCGGTCGCGAGCGGGCTCGCGATGGGCGTGGCGATGCCGGTCGCGGGGTTCTGCTTCGACGCTTGGGCGGGCGGTGCGTTCCGTGTGATGGCCGCGCTCGCGCTCGTCGGTGCGTTGGTGTCGCTGCGACTGGGCCGCGTCGTCGTCGCTCAGCCGACCTCGAACGAGTAG
- the hutU gene encoding urocanate hydratase has protein sequence MTAPVIRAPRGTAMTCKGWAQEAALRMLMNNLDPDVAEAPDRLVVYGGTGKAARSWPDFHRIVASLRSLENDETLLVQSGRAQGIVKTHEDAPRVLIANSNLVPKWGTWDEFNRLEALGLTMYGQMTAGSWIYIGTQGILQGTYETFAACAKRHFGGDLAGRLVVTGGLGGMGGAQPLAATMNGGACLCIEVDPTRIDRRLQTRYLMRKTSSLDEALAWLDAAKRDRVPLSVGLEGNCAEVLPELVRRGVVPDVVTDQTSAHDELAGYVPDGMSLAAALQLRADDPAQYVKRSIDAMGRHVAAMRALQRAGAIAFDYGNNIRAQAVKAGVADAFEIKGFVPEYIRPLFCEGQGPFRWAALSGDPEDIRKTDDAMLELFPDKPQLARWIALAREQVAFQGLPARICWLGYGERERAGLRFNEMVRKGELSAPIVIGRDHLDCGSVASPNRETEGMKDGSDAIADWPILNALVNTAAGASWVSVHHGGGVGIGYSLHAGMVVVADGTDGAARRLARVLVTDPGMGVIRHVDAGYDEAIACARSHGVRVPGRTVFEDA, from the coding sequence ATGACGGCACCGGTGATTCGTGCGCCGCGGGGAACCGCGATGACGTGCAAGGGTTGGGCGCAGGAAGCTGCGCTGCGCATGCTGATGAACAACCTCGATCCGGACGTCGCCGAGGCGCCCGATCGACTGGTCGTCTACGGTGGCACCGGCAAGGCGGCGCGCTCGTGGCCCGACTTCCACCGCATCGTCGCGTCGCTGCGTTCGCTCGAGAACGACGAGACCCTGCTGGTCCAGAGCGGTCGCGCGCAGGGCATCGTGAAGACCCACGAGGACGCGCCGCGGGTGCTGATCGCCAACAGCAACCTGGTGCCGAAGTGGGGCACATGGGACGAGTTCAATCGTCTCGAGGCGCTGGGCCTGACGATGTACGGCCAGATGACGGCCGGCAGCTGGATCTACATCGGCACGCAGGGGATCCTGCAAGGCACCTACGAGACCTTCGCCGCCTGCGCGAAGCGCCACTTCGGCGGCGATCTGGCGGGGCGACTGGTGGTCACCGGGGGCCTGGGCGGCATGGGTGGTGCGCAGCCGCTGGCGGCGACCATGAACGGCGGCGCGTGCCTGTGCATCGAGGTCGATCCCACGCGCATCGACCGAAGGCTGCAGACCCGCTACCTCATGCGCAAGACCAGCTCGCTCGACGAGGCGCTGGCGTGGCTCGACGCGGCCAAGCGCGACCGCGTGCCGCTGTCGGTGGGGCTCGAGGGCAACTGCGCCGAGGTGCTGCCCGAGCTGGTGCGACGCGGCGTGGTGCCCGACGTCGTCACCGACCAGACCAGCGCCCACGACGAGCTCGCGGGCTACGTGCCCGACGGCATGTCGCTGGCGGCGGCGCTGCAGCTGCGGGCCGATGATCCCGCGCAGTACGTGAAGCGCAGCATCGACGCGATGGGGCGCCACGTCGCGGCCATGCGCGCGCTGCAGCGCGCCGGCGCGATCGCGTTCGACTACGGCAACAACATCCGCGCGCAGGCGGTGAAGGCCGGGGTCGCCGATGCCTTCGAGATCAAGGGCTTCGTCCCCGAGTACATCCGCCCGTTGTTCTGCGAGGGCCAAGGGCCGTTTCGTTGGGCGGCGCTGTCGGGCGACCCCGAGGACATCCGCAAGACCGACGACGCGATGCTCGAGCTGTTCCCGGACAAGCCTCAGCTCGCCCGGTGGATCGCGCTCGCACGCGAGCAGGTCGCGTTCCAGGGCCTGCCTGCGCGCATCTGCTGGCTCGGCTACGGCGAGCGCGAGCGCGCCGGCCTGCGCTTCAACGAGATGGTGCGCAAGGGCGAGCTCTCGGCGCCGATCGTGATCGGCCGCGATCACCTCGACTGCGGCAGCGTGGCCTCGCCGAACCGCGAGACCGAGGGCATGAAGGATGGCTCCGATGCGATCGCCGACTGGCCGATCCTGAACGCGCTCGTGAACACGGCGGCCGGTGCCTCGTGGGTCTCGGTGCACCATGGCGGCGGCGTTGGCATCGGCTACAGCCTCCACGCCGGCATGGTGGTGGTGGCCGATGGCACCGACGGTGCCGCCCGGCGACTCGCGCGGGTGCTCGTGACCGATCCGGGCATGGGCGTGATCCGCCACGTCGACGCCGGCTACGACGAGGCCATCGCGTGCGCGCGCAGCCACGGCGTGCGCGTACCCGGCCGCACCGTGTTCGAGGACGCGTGA
- a CDS encoding cyclic nucleotide-binding domain-containing protein, producing MLRQVSLFEGLLPLHLRRISALCQEVQFKTGQSVFGHGDQGDGLYLILEGAVRISRSVSGIGEEALAVLKPGQYFGEMSIVEDDMPRSADAIAHENSRLLKLPKDDLRDLMFVDRELAYELLWRFVRTLSSRLRESNDRLLMLTVSSKF from the coding sequence ATGCTGCGACAGGTGTCGCTCTTCGAGGGGCTGCTGCCGCTGCACCTGCGCCGCATCTCGGCGCTGTGCCAGGAGGTGCAGTTCAAGACCGGCCAGTCGGTGTTCGGCCACGGCGACCAGGGCGACGGCCTGTACCTGATCCTCGAGGGCGCGGTTCGCATCAGTCGCTCGGTGTCGGGCATCGGTGAAGAGGCGCTGGCGGTGCTCAAGCCCGGCCAGTACTTCGGCGAGATGTCGATCGTCGAAGACGACATGCCGCGCTCGGCCGACGCCATCGCGCACGAGAACTCGCGCCTGCTCAAGCTGCCCAAGGACGACCTGCGCGATCTGATGTTCGTCGACCGCGAGCTCGCCTACGAGCTGCTGTGGCGGTTCGTGCGAACGCTGAGCTCGCGCCTGCGCGAGAGCAACGACCGTCTGCTGATGCTGACGGTCTCGTCGAAGTTCTGA
- a CDS encoding ATP-dependent DNA helicase RecQ encodes MKRDPAQAVLREVFGYDDFRDGQREAVAAAIAGHDTQVLLPTGSGKSLCYQVPALVAARAGRGTTIVISPLIALMQDQVGALHGRGVSARALHSHMDDDAQREAIAALEGGELVMIYVSPERAAAPSFRRSITRTRIAMIAIDEAHCVSQWGHDFRPDYLRLHELRNALERDATAPPVLALTATATPMVMREIASRLELREPVVVRGDFSRPNLDFAVRHVGNEDARIAVLVDAIERAGVRRAGHGRAIVYCSTRVATQRVAKSLASRGIAAGWYHAGRSQGEREKAHRAFAQGRTTVLVATNAYGMGIDFPDVRLVVHHQTPGSLEAYYQEAGRAGRDGARAQCLMLFGAGDLVTQRRLTQTASASIEMQERSEQALAAIERYARQRRCRQQVLCSHFTGRDDHPTCGHCDACSDAEDDDALELPAPVVAESLGEAARATILEALGRLSRPVGKTALAQALHGSRAKSLSRGGLLSMPEYGALREHTQAEIVATIEAMLRTRVLVRRGRRFPTVWIAGRAAPSRTRAATTAQTASKTSAKATGKAGGKRASRAGTGAVARALEQYRRSVARTLSWKIYMVFARKVIVAIDRERPTTRAALAKIPGMGPAKLERFGADILALVKRHG; translated from the coding sequence GTGAAGCGCGACCCGGCGCAGGCGGTGCTGCGCGAGGTGTTCGGCTACGACGACTTCCGCGACGGCCAGCGCGAGGCGGTCGCCGCCGCGATCGCCGGCCACGACACGCAGGTGTTGCTACCGACCGGCTCGGGCAAGTCGCTGTGCTACCAGGTGCCGGCGCTGGTCGCCGCGCGCGCAGGTCGTGGCACGACCATCGTGATCTCGCCGCTCATCGCGTTGATGCAGGATCAGGTCGGGGCGCTGCACGGCCGCGGTGTGTCGGCGCGGGCGCTGCACAGCCACATGGACGACGACGCGCAACGCGAAGCCATCGCGGCGCTCGAGGGCGGCGAGCTGGTGATGATCTACGTCTCGCCCGAGCGCGCCGCAGCGCCGAGCTTCCGCCGCAGCATCACGCGGACGCGCATCGCGATGATCGCGATCGACGAGGCCCACTGCGTGAGCCAGTGGGGCCACGACTTCCGCCCCGACTACCTACGATTGCACGAGCTGCGCAACGCGCTCGAGCGCGACGCGACGGCACCGCCGGTGCTGGCCTTGACCGCGACCGCAACGCCGATGGTCATGCGGGAGATCGCGAGCCGCCTCGAGCTGCGCGAGCCGGTGGTCGTGCGCGGCGACTTCAGTCGGCCCAACCTCGACTTCGCGGTCCGCCACGTCGGCAACGAGGACGCTCGCATCGCCGTGCTGGTCGACGCGATCGAGCGCGCCGGCGTGCGACGGGCGGGCCACGGCCGCGCAATCGTCTACTGCAGCACGCGCGTGGCGACCCAGCGCGTGGCGAAGTCGCTGGCCTCGCGCGGCATCGCGGCCGGCTGGTACCACGCCGGTCGCAGCCAGGGCGAGCGCGAGAAGGCCCACCGCGCGTTCGCCCAGGGCCGCACCACGGTGTTGGTCGCGACCAACGCCTACGGCATGGGCATCGACTTCCCCGACGTGCGCCTGGTGGTGCACCACCAGACCCCCGGCAGCCTCGAGGCCTACTACCAAGAGGCCGGCCGTGCCGGTCGCGACGGCGCGCGCGCGCAGTGCCTGATGCTGTTCGGCGCCGGCGATCTCGTGACGCAGCGACGGCTCACGCAGACCGCATCGGCCAGCATCGAGATGCAGGAGCGATCGGAGCAGGCGTTGGCCGCGATCGAGCGCTACGCCCGGCAGCGGCGCTGTCGTCAGCAGGTGTTGTGCTCGCACTTCACCGGCCGCGACGATCATCCCACCTGCGGTCACTGCGATGCGTGCAGCGACGCCGAGGACGACGACGCGCTCGAGCTCCCGGCGCCCGTGGTCGCCGAGTCGCTCGGCGAAGCCGCCCGCGCGACGATCCTCGAGGCGCTCGGGCGACTCTCGCGACCGGTCGGCAAGACCGCGCTCGCGCAGGCGCTGCATGGCAGCCGCGCCAAGTCGCTCTCCCGCGGCGGGCTGTTGTCGATGCCCGAGTACGGGGCGCTGCGCGAGCACACCCAGGCGGAGATCGTCGCGACCATCGAGGCCATGCTGCGCACGCGGGTGCTGGTGCGACGCGGTCGTCGCTTCCCCACGGTGTGGATCGCCGGCCGTGCCGCGCCCTCGCGGACGCGTGCGGCGACCACTGCCCAGACCGCGAGCAAGACCAGCGCCAAGGCGACGGGCAAGGCCGGCGGCAAGCGAGCGTCTCGGGCCGGCACCGGCGCGGTCGCCCGCGCGCTCGAGCAGTACCGCCGCAGCGTGGCGCGCACGCTGTCGTGGAAGATCTACATGGTCTTCGCCCGCAAGGTCATCGTCGCGATCGACCGCGAGCGCCCGACCACCCGGGCCGCGCTGGCGAAGATCCCGGGGATGGGCCCCGCGAAGCTCGAGCGCTTCGGCGCCGACATCCTCGCGCTGGTGAAGCGCCACGGGTGA
- a CDS encoding TAXI family TRAP transporter solute-binding subunit produces MRWRWVGALVGLLLLQGVLACGGGERSEIVIATGQRGGTFMPLGETLARSFASDLSHVQFSAVESPGGLASIAMLADDEAQLALLSNHVAGAAGVQLIAPLYEETLQIVVRIGPDGAPIAARPHDLAGRRVSVGPAGSGTESIADAVLQHFGVTPEAFDRRNLALVDATAALEAGELDAAFIVGGMRTPAVDRLLARDDMTLLSLGEPGRVGSALEGIRLDAPYFTITAIPEHAYGRKPTAPIGTISVHALLVVREDLDEDLVQAMTESLFAHKVQLAKQERLLSHLSERYDPAMSPYPLHAGADRYYRRDEPTFLAKHIDEISFAITIGALLFSGFSALRAARRQARRNRVETHYEEARRIVAGLDGADNEQRRRAREQLAAVRERALGELAQEQLDANEGFVILQQYITAHLAEIDHGLASA; encoded by the coding sequence GTGCGCTGGCGGTGGGTCGGCGCGCTCGTGGGCCTGCTGCTGCTGCAAGGGGTGCTCGCCTGCGGCGGCGGCGAGCGCAGCGAGATCGTGATCGCGACCGGTCAGCGCGGTGGCACCTTCATGCCGCTCGGTGAGACGCTCGCGCGCAGCTTCGCGAGCGATCTCTCCCATGTGCAGTTCAGCGCCGTCGAGAGCCCGGGCGGGCTGGCCTCGATCGCCATGTTGGCCGACGACGAGGCCCAGCTCGCGCTGCTGTCGAACCATGTCGCGGGTGCGGCCGGCGTCCAGCTGATCGCGCCGCTGTACGAGGAGACCCTGCAGATCGTCGTGCGCATCGGCCCCGATGGCGCTCCGATCGCGGCCCGCCCGCACGACCTCGCCGGCCGTCGCGTGAGCGTCGGGCCGGCCGGCAGTGGCACCGAGTCGATCGCCGACGCGGTGCTGCAGCACTTCGGTGTCACGCCGGAGGCGTTCGATCGTCGCAACCTCGCCCTCGTCGACGCGACCGCGGCGCTCGAGGCGGGGGAGCTCGACGCTGCATTCATCGTGGGTGGCATGCGCACGCCCGCGGTCGATCGCCTGCTCGCGCGGGACGACATGACGTTGCTGTCGCTGGGTGAGCCGGGGCGCGTGGGTTCGGCGCTCGAGGGCATCCGACTCGACGCGCCGTACTTCACGATCACCGCCATCCCCGAGCACGCCTACGGTCGCAAGCCCACCGCGCCGATCGGGACCATCAGCGTCCATGCGCTGCTGGTCGTCCGGGAGGATCTCGATGAAGACCTGGTCCAGGCGATGACCGAGTCGCTCTTTGCCCACAAGGTGCAGCTGGCCAAGCAGGAGCGGCTGCTGTCGCACCTCAGCGAGCGCTACGACCCGGCGATGTCGCCGTATCCACTGCACGCGGGTGCCGATCGCTACTACCGGCGCGACGAGCCGACCTTCCTCGCCAAGCACATCGACGAGATCAGCTTCGCGATCACCATCGGTGCGCTGCTGTTCTCGGGCTTCTCGGCGCTGCGGGCTGCGCGGCGGCAGGCCCGGCGCAACCGCGTGGAGACCCACTATGAAGAGGCTCGTCGCATCGTCGCGGGCCTCGACGGGGCCGACAACGAGCAGCGACGGCGCGCCCGTGAGCAGCTCGCGGCGGTGCGCGAGCGTGCGCTCGGCGAGCTCGCGCAGGAGCAGCTCGACGCCAACGAGGGCTTTGTGATCCTGCAGCAGTACATCACCGCGCACCTGGCCGAGATCGATCACGGCCTCGCGAGCGCGTAG
- a CDS encoding imidazolonepropionase produces MATLFADADVVLTLAGPAGPRAGAAMAELGRIDRGCVLVDDDGAIAWVGPTAHAPEAAAAARVDCRGKLLMPGLVDAHTHAVWSGDRKDELELRLAGADYEHIFAAGGGILSSVRRTREQSPEALFDESRARLQRMRRCGTTSFEIKSGYGLDLDTERKQLAVARRLGREAGFRIRTTCLAAHAIPAEARGSAADRAAFVERVCAEILPAVAHEQLADYADVFCDRGAFEIDEARRVLMAGRALGLGLRVHANELGPTGGAKLAAELGAASADHLLYLDDDDRTALREAGVVAVLLPGTSTVLGKPFADGRALVEAGVPIAVATDCNPGSCAFENLAMVLALACYGNRLSPAEAICAATHNAAASLGLAGTVGSLQPGLRADLLVLATSDVRDLVYHAGSPLVEQVWQDGLRVA; encoded by the coding sequence ATGGCGACGCTGTTCGCCGACGCCGACGTGGTGCTCACGCTCGCCGGGCCCGCAGGCCCGCGCGCCGGCGCGGCCATGGCCGAGCTCGGTCGCATCGATCGCGGCTGCGTGTTGGTCGACGACGACGGTGCGATCGCTTGGGTCGGCCCCACCGCGCATGCGCCCGAGGCTGCCGCGGCCGCGCGCGTCGACTGCCGCGGCAAGCTGCTGATGCCGGGCCTGGTGGACGCGCACACCCACGCGGTGTGGTCGGGCGATCGCAAGGACGAGCTCGAGCTGCGGCTCGCCGGCGCCGACTACGAGCACATCTTCGCCGCCGGCGGCGGCATCCTCTCGAGCGTCCGTCGCACCCGCGAGCAGTCGCCCGAGGCGTTGTTCGACGAGAGCCGCGCCCGCCTGCAACGGATGCGGCGCTGCGGCACCACCAGCTTCGAGATCAAGAGCGGCTACGGGCTCGACCTCGACACCGAGCGCAAGCAGCTCGCGGTTGCGCGTCGGCTCGGCCGCGAGGCGGGCTTCCGCATCCGCACCACGTGTCTGGCCGCTCATGCGATCCCCGCCGAGGCGCGCGGCAGCGCGGCCGATCGTGCGGCGTTCGTCGAGCGGGTCTGTGCCGAGATCCTGCCGGCGGTCGCCCACGAGCAGCTCGCCGACTACGCCGACGTGTTCTGCGATCGCGGCGCGTTCGAGATCGACGAGGCCCGTCGCGTGCTCATGGCCGGCAGGGCGCTGGGGCTGGGCCTGCGGGTCCACGCCAACGAGCTCGGGCCCACCGGTGGTGCCAAGCTGGCGGCCGAGCTGGGCGCGGCCTCGGCCGATCACCTGCTGTATCTCGACGACGACGACCGCACCGCGCTGCGCGAGGCCGGCGTGGTCGCCGTGCTGTTGCCCGGCACCTCGACGGTGCTCGGCAAGCCCTTCGCCGATGGTCGCGCGCTGGTCGAGGCCGGCGTGCCGATCGCCGTCGCGACCGACTGCAACCCCGGCTCGTGCGCCTTCGAGAACCTCGCGATGGTGCTGGCGCTGGCGTGCTACGGCAACCGGTTGTCGCCCGCCGAGGCCATCTGCGCCGCGACCCACAACGCCGCCGCTTCGCTTGGCCTCGCCGGCACGGTCGGATCGCTGCAGCCGGGATTGCGCGCCGATCTGCTGGTGCTGGCGACCAGCGACGTGCGCGACCTCGTCTATCACGCTGGCTCGCCGCTGGTGGAGCAGGTCTGGCAGGACGGCCTGCGCGTCGCGTGA
- a CDS encoding AgmX/PglI C-terminal domain-containing protein has protein sequence MTARTVVPLAALVSIIACGPSPAPTTSPGTSPPGATAHENAVDPTGAGQGQVAGPETDPIATPGGPSVEPGEGTIGSSDDPKPSDHKPSGSMDKDIIRRVVRSHLSEVKRCYEAGLGRDPSLTGRVAIQFTIGPEGAVTAAKVHTSDVKDAAVGDCIASAIRTWVFPKPEGGGNVVVSYPFLLAPDTSDPPQPDAAP, from the coding sequence ATGACCGCACGCACCGTCGTACCGCTCGCCGCACTGGTTTCGATCATCGCCTGCGGACCATCGCCCGCGCCGACGACCTCACCTGGCACGAGTCCGCCCGGAGCAACCGCGCACGAGAACGCCGTCGATCCGACCGGCGCCGGCCAGGGGCAGGTCGCCGGGCCCGAGACGGACCCGATCGCGACGCCCGGCGGGCCGAGCGTCGAACCGGGCGAGGGCACGATCGGTTCGAGCGACGATCCCAAGCCGAGCGATCACAAGCCCAGTGGCAGCATGGACAAGGACATCATCCGCCGGGTCGTGCGATCGCATCTGAGCGAGGTGAAGCGGTGCTACGAGGCCGGCCTCGGCCGCGATCCGTCGCTCACGGGACGCGTCGCGATCCAGTTCACGATCGGACCCGAAGGTGCCGTGACCGCGGCCAAGGTGCACACCTCGGATGTGAAGGACGCCGCGGTCGGCGACTGCATCGCCTCCGCGATCCGGACGTGGGTGTTCCCCAAGCCCGAGGGCGGCGGCAACGTCGTGGTCTCGTACCCGTTCCTGTTGGCGCCCGACACCTCGGATCCGCCCCAACCCGACGCGGCGCCGTAG
- a CDS encoding choice-of-anchor L domain-containing protein encodes MRPPSVRGSRLCLAALSALALACGTDGRDNTGSGIGLDPTIGSGGVDGDASTDTSTGAADEGGGDEASPATDTANADGSSGADGMLPKFDIGYNPGGEVDCMANPAMDEDGDGWTGNQGDCNDCDADVNPGAIEVVVTMPDDTGQIPAPADENCDGLVDNLMPSCDGGLALDDDDPLSAAAALGICKMSSGPGDWGIVDAKYVRANGAAVAGADLQYGLETEWGTNVDPQEGASMLVLSSGHARYAGQAGECGALTCYGSGAGTAPAGFPQDVPACAGSTNINDDIALELTLRAPTNATGYAYNFDFYSFEYPEWVCTSFNDQYIALVDPAPMGSINGNISFDSMSNPVSVNIAFFDVCSGCALGTSELAGTGFDTWDDAGATSWLVTTAPVDGGDEFTIRFAIWDTGDSAWDSTVLLDNFRWLAGGGEVDVGTEPEG; translated from the coding sequence GTGCGTCCCCCATCGGTCCGCGGCTCTCGCCTCTGTCTCGCCGCCCTCTCGGCGCTCGCGCTCGCGTGCGGCACGGACGGGCGCGACAACACTGGGAGCGGCATCGGCCTCGATCCCACCATCGGCAGCGGTGGTGTCGACGGTGATGCAAGCACGGACACGAGCACGGGCGCTGCCGACGAAGGTGGTGGCGACGAAGCATCGCCGGCCACCGACACTGCGAACGCCGATGGCAGCAGTGGTGCGGATGGGATGCTGCCGAAATTCGACATCGGCTACAACCCCGGCGGTGAGGTCGATTGCATGGCCAACCCCGCGATGGACGAGGACGGCGACGGCTGGACCGGCAACCAGGGCGACTGCAACGATTGTGACGCCGACGTCAACCCCGGCGCGATCGAGGTGGTCGTCACGATGCCCGACGACACCGGCCAGATCCCCGCGCCCGCCGACGAGAATTGTGATGGTCTCGTCGACAACCTGATGCCGTCGTGCGACGGCGGGCTCGCGCTCGACGACGACGACCCGCTCTCGGCAGCGGCCGCGCTGGGCATCTGCAAGATGTCGAGTGGGCCCGGCGACTGGGGCATCGTCGATGCCAAGTACGTCCGCGCCAACGGGGCTGCGGTCGCGGGTGCCGATCTGCAGTACGGGCTCGAGACCGAGTGGGGCACCAATGTGGATCCGCAGGAGGGCGCCTCGATGTTGGTGCTCTCGAGCGGCCACGCGCGCTACGCCGGCCAGGCGGGCGAGTGCGGCGCGCTGACGTGCTACGGCAGCGGCGCGGGCACGGCTCCGGCCGGCTTCCCGCAGGACGTGCCCGCGTGCGCAGGCTCGACCAACATCAACGACGACATCGCGCTCGAGCTGACGCTGCGCGCACCGACCAACGCGACCGGCTACGCGTACAACTTCGACTTCTACTCGTTCGAGTACCCCGAGTGGGTGTGCACGAGCTTCAACGACCAGTACATCGCGCTGGTCGACCCCGCGCCGATGGGCTCGATCAACGGCAACATCTCGTTCGACTCGATGTCGAACCCGGTGAGCGTCAACATCGCGTTCTTCGACGTGTGCTCGGGTTGTGCCCTGGGTACCAGCGAGCTGGCGGGCACTGGCTTCGACACCTGGGACGACGCCGGCGCGACCAGCTGGCTGGTCACGACCGCGCCGGTCGACGGCGGCGACGAGTTCACGATCCGCTTTGCGATCTGGGACACCGGCGACTCGGCGTGGGACTCCACGGTGCTGCTCGACAACTTCCGCTGGCTCGCCGGCGGCGGCGAGGTCGACGTCGGCACCGAGCCCGAAGGCTGA
- a CDS encoding redoxin domain-containing protein, translating into MRPELEQLGFIVVVLSKDSVADAARAKQRDGLGFVVLSDPELVAIRSYGLEHHRAVEFSTAPFSLFGIPLAMYTGRRTMAVPTTLLIDEDGIVRWIDQADDYRLRGDASRVLGAIATAFPPRG; encoded by the coding sequence ATGCGTCCCGAGCTCGAGCAGCTCGGCTTCATCGTGGTCGTGCTCAGCAAGGACTCCGTGGCCGACGCCGCCCGCGCGAAGCAGCGCGACGGGCTCGGCTTCGTGGTGTTGTCCGACCCCGAGCTGGTCGCGATCCGCTCCTATGGCCTCGAGCACCACCGTGCGGTCGAGTTCTCGACGGCGCCGTTCTCGTTGTTCGGCATCCCGTTGGCGATGTACACCGGTCGCCGCACGATGGCGGTGCCCACCACGTTGCTCATCGACGAGGACGGCATCGTGCGATGGATCGACCAAGCCGACGACTATCGCCTACGCGGTGACGCCTCGCGGGTGCTCGGTGCGATCGCGACGGCGTTCCCCCCGCGCGGGTAG